In Panicum virgatum strain AP13 chromosome 4N, P.virgatum_v5, whole genome shotgun sequence, a single window of DNA contains:
- the LOC120671539 gene encoding vacuolar-sorting receptor 6-like isoform X3 encodes MMARRASWLAGLVAAQLWLIVAVRGRFVVEKSSVRVLAPEHIRGHHDAAIGNFGVPDYGGTLTGVVIYPDKKATGCAEFDTKFKSKSRRPVILLLDRGECYFALKAWNAQRAGAAAVLIADSVDEQLLTMDSPEASPGTEYIDKINIPSALVNRAFGESLKKMTRTVAGDGDGDGEEVVVKLDWRESMPHPDERVEYELWTNSNDECGARCDEQMEFVRGFRGHAQLLERGGYARFTPHYITWYCPEAFRLTQQCKSQCINHGRYCAPDPEQDFGAGYDGKDVVVENLRQLCVHRVANESGRPWTWWDYVMDYKIRCSMKEKKYSKTCAEDVVTALGLDLKKVLECMGDPEADAENAVLSKEQEDQIGSGSRGDVTILPTLVINNVQYRGKLERTAVLKAVCAGFKEGTEPRVCLSPDIETNQCLHRNGGCWRDEATNVTACRDTYRGRVCECPVVNGVRYEGDGYTDCQAVGPGRCALNNGGCWSETRGHQTFSACSETALSGCRCPPGFHGDGHKCEDLNECSEKLACTCPDCHCKNTWGNYECTCKGNQLYIRGEDVCIANSMSKLGWFITLVAVACVAGVGIAGYVFYKYRLRSYMDSEIMSIMSQYMPLDNQNNENQPLRQHDSEALRH; translated from the exons ATGATGGCGAGGCGCGCGTCGTGGCTCGCGGGCCTTGTGGCGGCGCAGCTGTGGTTGATCGTGGCGGTGCGCGGCAGGTTCGTGGTGGAGAAGAGCAGCGTGCGGGTGCTGGCGCCGGAGCACATCCGGGGCCACCACGACGCGGCCATCGGCAACTTCGGCGTGCCCGACTACGGCGGCACTCTCACCGGCGTCGTCATCTACCCGGACAAGAAGGCCACCGGCTGCGCCGAGTTCGACACCAAATTCAAGTCCAAgtcccgccgcccggtcatCCTCCTGCTTGATCGTGGAG AATGCTACTTCGCGCTCAAGGCGTGGAACGCGcagcgcgcgggcgcggcggcggtgctgatcGCCGACAGCGTGGACGAGCAGCTGCTGACGATGGACAGCCCGGAGGCGTCCCCGGGCACGGAGTACATCGACAAGATCAACATCCCGTCGGCGCTGGTGAACCGCGCGTTCGGCGAGTCCCTGAAGAAGATGACCCGGAcggtggccggcgacggcgacggcgacggcgaggaggtggtggtgaagCTGGACTGGCGCGAGTCGATGCCGCACCCCGACGAGCGCGTCGAGTACGAGCTCTGGACCAACAGCAACGACGAGTGCGGCGCCCGGTGCGACGAGCAGATGGAGTTCGTGCGCGGCTTCCGGGGCCACGCGCAGCTCCTAGAGCGCGGCGGCTACGCGCGCTTCACGCCGCACTACATCACCTGGTACTGCCCCGAGGCATTCCGGCTCACGCAGCAGTGCAAGTCCCAGTGCATCAACCACGGCAG GTACTGCGCGCCGGACCCGGAGCAGGACTTCGGGGCGGGGTACGACGGCAAGGACGTGGTGGTGGAGAACCTGCGGCAGCTGTGCGTGCACCGCGTCGCCAACGAGAGCGGCCGGCCGTGGACGTGGTGGGACTACGTCATGGACTACAAGATCCGGTGCTCCATGAAGGAGAAGAAGTACAGCAAGACCTGCGCCGAGGACGTCGTCACCGCGCTCG GGTTGGATCTGAAGAAGGTGCTCGAGTGCATGGGCGACCCCGAGGCCGACGCCGAGAACGCCGTGCTGTCCAAGGAGCAGGAAGACCAG ATCGGCAGCGGATCGCGCGGCGACGTGACCATCCTCCCCACCCTGGTCATCAACAACGTTCAGTACAGAG GGAAGCTGGAGCGGACGGCGGTGCTCAAGGCCGTGTGCGCCGGCTTCAAGGAGGGGACGGAGCCCCGGGTCTGCCTCAGCCCCG ATATCGAGACGAACCAGTGCCTGCACAGGAACGGCGGGTGCTGGCGCGACGAGGCCACCAACGTCACGGCCTGCCGGGACACGTACCGCGGCCGCGTCTGCGAGTGCCCCGTCGTCAACGGCGTCCGCTACGAGGGCGACGGCTACACCGACTGCCAGGCGGTCGGGCCGGGCAGGTGCGCCCTCAACAACGGCGGGTGCTGGTCGGAGACGAGAGGGCACCAGACCTTCTCCGCCTGCTCG GAGACCGCGCTGTCCGGGTGCCGGTGCCCGCCGGGGTTCCATGGCGACGGCCACAAATGCGAAG aCCTGAACGAGTGCAGCGAGAAGCTGGCGTGCACCTGCCCGGACTGCCACTGCAAGAACACCTGGGGCAACTACGAGTGCACGTGCAAGGGCAATCAGCTCTACATCCGGGGCGAGGACGTCTGCATAG CCAACAGCATGTCGAAGCTCGGCTGGTTCATCACCCTCGTCGCCGTGGCGTGCGTCGCCGGCGTCGGGATCGCCGGATACGTCTTCTACAAGTACAGGCTCAGG TCGTACATGGACTCGGAGATCATGTCCATCATGTCCCAGTACATGCCGCTGGACAACCAGAACAACGAGAACCAGCCGCTGAGGCAGCACGATTCAGAAGCTCTGAG GCACTGA
- the LOC120671539 gene encoding vacuolar-sorting receptor 6-like isoform X4 yields MMARRASWLAGLVAAQLWLIVAVRGRFVVEKSSVRVLAPEHIRGHHDAAIGNFGVPDYGGTLTGVVIYPDKKATGCAEFDTKFKSKSRRPVILLLDRGECYFALKAWNAQRAGAAAVLIADSVDEQLLTMDSPEASPGTEYIDKINIPSALVNRAFGESLKKMTRTVAGDGDGDGEEVVVKLDWRESMPHPDERVEYELWTNSNDECGARCDEQMEFVRGFRGHAQLLERGGYARFTPHYITWYCPEAFRLTQQCKSQCINHGRYCAPDPEQDFGAGYDGKDVVVENLRQLCVHRVANESGRPWTWWDYVMDYKIRCSMKEKKYSKTCAEDVVTALGLDLKKVLECMGDPEADAENAVLSKEQEDQIGSGSRGDVTILPTLVINNVQYRGKLERTAVLKAVCAGFKEGTEPRVCLSPDIETNQCLHRNGGCWRDEATNVTACRDTYRGRVCECPVVNGVRYEGDGYTDCQAVGPGRCALNNGGCWSETRGHQTFSACSETALSGCRCPPGFHGDGHKCEDLNECSEKLACTCPDCHCKNTWGNYECTCKGNQLYIRGEDVCIANSMSKLGWFITLVAVACVAGVGIAGYVFYKYRLRSYMDSEIMSIMSQYMPLDNQNNENQPLRQHDSEALR; encoded by the exons ATGATGGCGAGGCGCGCGTCGTGGCTCGCGGGCCTTGTGGCGGCGCAGCTGTGGTTGATCGTGGCGGTGCGCGGCAGGTTCGTGGTGGAGAAGAGCAGCGTGCGGGTGCTGGCGCCGGAGCACATCCGGGGCCACCACGACGCGGCCATCGGCAACTTCGGCGTGCCCGACTACGGCGGCACTCTCACCGGCGTCGTCATCTACCCGGACAAGAAGGCCACCGGCTGCGCCGAGTTCGACACCAAATTCAAGTCCAAgtcccgccgcccggtcatCCTCCTGCTTGATCGTGGAG AATGCTACTTCGCGCTCAAGGCGTGGAACGCGcagcgcgcgggcgcggcggcggtgctgatcGCCGACAGCGTGGACGAGCAGCTGCTGACGATGGACAGCCCGGAGGCGTCCCCGGGCACGGAGTACATCGACAAGATCAACATCCCGTCGGCGCTGGTGAACCGCGCGTTCGGCGAGTCCCTGAAGAAGATGACCCGGAcggtggccggcgacggcgacggcgacggcgaggaggtggtggtgaagCTGGACTGGCGCGAGTCGATGCCGCACCCCGACGAGCGCGTCGAGTACGAGCTCTGGACCAACAGCAACGACGAGTGCGGCGCCCGGTGCGACGAGCAGATGGAGTTCGTGCGCGGCTTCCGGGGCCACGCGCAGCTCCTAGAGCGCGGCGGCTACGCGCGCTTCACGCCGCACTACATCACCTGGTACTGCCCCGAGGCATTCCGGCTCACGCAGCAGTGCAAGTCCCAGTGCATCAACCACGGCAG GTACTGCGCGCCGGACCCGGAGCAGGACTTCGGGGCGGGGTACGACGGCAAGGACGTGGTGGTGGAGAACCTGCGGCAGCTGTGCGTGCACCGCGTCGCCAACGAGAGCGGCCGGCCGTGGACGTGGTGGGACTACGTCATGGACTACAAGATCCGGTGCTCCATGAAGGAGAAGAAGTACAGCAAGACCTGCGCCGAGGACGTCGTCACCGCGCTCG GGTTGGATCTGAAGAAGGTGCTCGAGTGCATGGGCGACCCCGAGGCCGACGCCGAGAACGCCGTGCTGTCCAAGGAGCAGGAAGACCAG ATCGGCAGCGGATCGCGCGGCGACGTGACCATCCTCCCCACCCTGGTCATCAACAACGTTCAGTACAGAG GGAAGCTGGAGCGGACGGCGGTGCTCAAGGCCGTGTGCGCCGGCTTCAAGGAGGGGACGGAGCCCCGGGTCTGCCTCAGCCCCG ATATCGAGACGAACCAGTGCCTGCACAGGAACGGCGGGTGCTGGCGCGACGAGGCCACCAACGTCACGGCCTGCCGGGACACGTACCGCGGCCGCGTCTGCGAGTGCCCCGTCGTCAACGGCGTCCGCTACGAGGGCGACGGCTACACCGACTGCCAGGCGGTCGGGCCGGGCAGGTGCGCCCTCAACAACGGCGGGTGCTGGTCGGAGACGAGAGGGCACCAGACCTTCTCCGCCTGCTCG GAGACCGCGCTGTCCGGGTGCCGGTGCCCGCCGGGGTTCCATGGCGACGGCCACAAATGCGAAG aCCTGAACGAGTGCAGCGAGAAGCTGGCGTGCACCTGCCCGGACTGCCACTGCAAGAACACCTGGGGCAACTACGAGTGCACGTGCAAGGGCAATCAGCTCTACATCCGGGGCGAGGACGTCTGCATAG CCAACAGCATGTCGAAGCTCGGCTGGTTCATCACCCTCGTCGCCGTGGCGTGCGTCGCCGGCGTCGGGATCGCCGGATACGTCTTCTACAAGTACAGGCTCAGG TCGTACATGGACTCGGAGATCATGTCCATCATGTCCCAGTACATGCCGCTGGACAACCAGAACAACGAGAACCAGCCGCTGAGGCAGCACGATTCAGAAGCTCTGAGGTAG
- the LOC120671539 gene encoding vacuolar-sorting receptor 6-like isoform X2, which translates to MMARRASWLAGLVAAQLWLIVAVRGRFVVEKSSVRVLAPEHIRGHHDAAIGNFGVPDYGGTLTGVVIYPDKKATGCAEFDTKFKSKSRRPVILLLDRGECYFALKAWNAQRAGAAAVLIADSVDEQLLTMDSPEASPGTEYIDKINIPSALVNRAFGESLKKMTRTVAGDGDGDGEEVVVKLDWRESMPHPDERVEYELWTNSNDECGARCDEQMEFVRGFRGHAQLLERGGYARFTPHYITWYCPEAFRLTQQCKSQCINHGRYCAPDPEQDFGAGYDGKDVVVENLRQLCVHRVANESGRPWTWWDYVMDYKIRCSMKEKKYSKTCAEDVVTALGLDLKKVLECMGDPEADAENAVLSKEQEDQIGSGSRGDVTILPTLVINNVQYRGKLERTAVLKAVCAGFKEGTEPRVCLSPDIETNQCLHRNGGCWRDEATNVTACRDTYRGRVCECPVVNGVRYEGDGYTDCQAVGPGRCALNNGGCWSETRGHQTFSACSETALSGCRCPPGFHGDGHKCEDLNECSEKLACTCPDCHCKNTWGNYECTCKGNQLYIRGEDVCIANSMSKLGWFITLVAVACVAGVGIAGYVFYKYRLRVSPLFPDLWRFRASRDSDWKRELIGVSVLQSYMDSEIMSIMSQYMPLDNQNNENQPLRQHDSEALRH; encoded by the exons ATGATGGCGAGGCGCGCGTCGTGGCTCGCGGGCCTTGTGGCGGCGCAGCTGTGGTTGATCGTGGCGGTGCGCGGCAGGTTCGTGGTGGAGAAGAGCAGCGTGCGGGTGCTGGCGCCGGAGCACATCCGGGGCCACCACGACGCGGCCATCGGCAACTTCGGCGTGCCCGACTACGGCGGCACTCTCACCGGCGTCGTCATCTACCCGGACAAGAAGGCCACCGGCTGCGCCGAGTTCGACACCAAATTCAAGTCCAAgtcccgccgcccggtcatCCTCCTGCTTGATCGTGGAG AATGCTACTTCGCGCTCAAGGCGTGGAACGCGcagcgcgcgggcgcggcggcggtgctgatcGCCGACAGCGTGGACGAGCAGCTGCTGACGATGGACAGCCCGGAGGCGTCCCCGGGCACGGAGTACATCGACAAGATCAACATCCCGTCGGCGCTGGTGAACCGCGCGTTCGGCGAGTCCCTGAAGAAGATGACCCGGAcggtggccggcgacggcgacggcgacggcgaggaggtggtggtgaagCTGGACTGGCGCGAGTCGATGCCGCACCCCGACGAGCGCGTCGAGTACGAGCTCTGGACCAACAGCAACGACGAGTGCGGCGCCCGGTGCGACGAGCAGATGGAGTTCGTGCGCGGCTTCCGGGGCCACGCGCAGCTCCTAGAGCGCGGCGGCTACGCGCGCTTCACGCCGCACTACATCACCTGGTACTGCCCCGAGGCATTCCGGCTCACGCAGCAGTGCAAGTCCCAGTGCATCAACCACGGCAG GTACTGCGCGCCGGACCCGGAGCAGGACTTCGGGGCGGGGTACGACGGCAAGGACGTGGTGGTGGAGAACCTGCGGCAGCTGTGCGTGCACCGCGTCGCCAACGAGAGCGGCCGGCCGTGGACGTGGTGGGACTACGTCATGGACTACAAGATCCGGTGCTCCATGAAGGAGAAGAAGTACAGCAAGACCTGCGCCGAGGACGTCGTCACCGCGCTCG GGTTGGATCTGAAGAAGGTGCTCGAGTGCATGGGCGACCCCGAGGCCGACGCCGAGAACGCCGTGCTGTCCAAGGAGCAGGAAGACCAG ATCGGCAGCGGATCGCGCGGCGACGTGACCATCCTCCCCACCCTGGTCATCAACAACGTTCAGTACAGAG GGAAGCTGGAGCGGACGGCGGTGCTCAAGGCCGTGTGCGCCGGCTTCAAGGAGGGGACGGAGCCCCGGGTCTGCCTCAGCCCCG ATATCGAGACGAACCAGTGCCTGCACAGGAACGGCGGGTGCTGGCGCGACGAGGCCACCAACGTCACGGCCTGCCGGGACACGTACCGCGGCCGCGTCTGCGAGTGCCCCGTCGTCAACGGCGTCCGCTACGAGGGCGACGGCTACACCGACTGCCAGGCGGTCGGGCCGGGCAGGTGCGCCCTCAACAACGGCGGGTGCTGGTCGGAGACGAGAGGGCACCAGACCTTCTCCGCCTGCTCG GAGACCGCGCTGTCCGGGTGCCGGTGCCCGCCGGGGTTCCATGGCGACGGCCACAAATGCGAAG aCCTGAACGAGTGCAGCGAGAAGCTGGCGTGCACCTGCCCGGACTGCCACTGCAAGAACACCTGGGGCAACTACGAGTGCACGTGCAAGGGCAATCAGCTCTACATCCGGGGCGAGGACGTCTGCATAG CCAACAGCATGTCGAAGCTCGGCTGGTTCATCACCCTCGTCGCCGTGGCGTGCGTCGCCGGCGTCGGGATCGCCGGATACGTCTTCTACAAGTACAGGCTCAGGGTGAGTCCCCTGTTCCCAGATCTATGGCGGTTCAGGGCGAGCAGAGATAGTGACTGGAAACGAGAGCTCATCGGCGTTTCTGTCTTGCAGTCGTACATGGACTCGGAGATCATGTCCATCATGTCCCAGTACATGCCGCTGGACAACCAGAACAACGAGAACCAGCCGCTGAGGCAGCACGATTCAGAAGCTCTGAG GCACTGA
- the LOC120671539 gene encoding vacuolar-sorting receptor 6-like isoform X1 — MMARRASWLAGLVAAQLWLIVAVRGRFVVEKSSVRVLAPEHIRGHHDAAIGNFGVPDYGGTLTGVVIYPDKKATGCAEFDTKFKSKSRRPVILLLDRGECYFALKAWNAQRAGAAAVLIADSVDEQLLTMDSPEASPGTEYIDKINIPSALVNRAFGESLKKMTRTVAGDGDGDGEEVVVKLDWRESMPHPDERVEYELWTNSNDECGARCDEQMEFVRGFRGHAQLLERGGYARFTPHYITWYCPEAFRLTQQCKSQCINHGRCVRSPGCENAPAAARACVASVADRRRRWWVSGRYCAPDPEQDFGAGYDGKDVVVENLRQLCVHRVANESGRPWTWWDYVMDYKIRCSMKEKKYSKTCAEDVVTALGLDLKKVLECMGDPEADAENAVLSKEQEDQIGSGSRGDVTILPTLVINNVQYRGKLERTAVLKAVCAGFKEGTEPRVCLSPDIETNQCLHRNGGCWRDEATNVTACRDTYRGRVCECPVVNGVRYEGDGYTDCQAVGPGRCALNNGGCWSETRGHQTFSACSETALSGCRCPPGFHGDGHKCEDLNECSEKLACTCPDCHCKNTWGNYECTCKGNQLYIRGEDVCIANSMSKLGWFITLVAVACVAGVGIAGYVFYKYRLRSYMDSEIMSIMSQYMPLDNQNNENQPLRQHDSEALRH; from the exons ATGATGGCGAGGCGCGCGTCGTGGCTCGCGGGCCTTGTGGCGGCGCAGCTGTGGTTGATCGTGGCGGTGCGCGGCAGGTTCGTGGTGGAGAAGAGCAGCGTGCGGGTGCTGGCGCCGGAGCACATCCGGGGCCACCACGACGCGGCCATCGGCAACTTCGGCGTGCCCGACTACGGCGGCACTCTCACCGGCGTCGTCATCTACCCGGACAAGAAGGCCACCGGCTGCGCCGAGTTCGACACCAAATTCAAGTCCAAgtcccgccgcccggtcatCCTCCTGCTTGATCGTGGAG AATGCTACTTCGCGCTCAAGGCGTGGAACGCGcagcgcgcgggcgcggcggcggtgctgatcGCCGACAGCGTGGACGAGCAGCTGCTGACGATGGACAGCCCGGAGGCGTCCCCGGGCACGGAGTACATCGACAAGATCAACATCCCGTCGGCGCTGGTGAACCGCGCGTTCGGCGAGTCCCTGAAGAAGATGACCCGGAcggtggccggcgacggcgacggcgacggcgaggaggtggtggtgaagCTGGACTGGCGCGAGTCGATGCCGCACCCCGACGAGCGCGTCGAGTACGAGCTCTGGACCAACAGCAACGACGAGTGCGGCGCCCGGTGCGACGAGCAGATGGAGTTCGTGCGCGGCTTCCGGGGCCACGCGCAGCTCCTAGAGCGCGGCGGCTACGCGCGCTTCACGCCGCACTACATCACCTGGTACTGCCCCGAGGCATTCCGGCTCACGCAGCAGTGCAAGTCCCAGTGCATCAACCACGGCAGGTGCGTGCGCTCTCCAGGCTGCGagaacgcgccggcggcggcgagagcttgCGTTGCGTCGGTGGCtgatcggcggcggcgatggtgggtgAGTGGCAGGTACTGCGCGCCGGACCCGGAGCAGGACTTCGGGGCGGGGTACGACGGCAAGGACGTGGTGGTGGAGAACCTGCGGCAGCTGTGCGTGCACCGCGTCGCCAACGAGAGCGGCCGGCCGTGGACGTGGTGGGACTACGTCATGGACTACAAGATCCGGTGCTCCATGAAGGAGAAGAAGTACAGCAAGACCTGCGCCGAGGACGTCGTCACCGCGCTCG GGTTGGATCTGAAGAAGGTGCTCGAGTGCATGGGCGACCCCGAGGCCGACGCCGAGAACGCCGTGCTGTCCAAGGAGCAGGAAGACCAG ATCGGCAGCGGATCGCGCGGCGACGTGACCATCCTCCCCACCCTGGTCATCAACAACGTTCAGTACAGAG GGAAGCTGGAGCGGACGGCGGTGCTCAAGGCCGTGTGCGCCGGCTTCAAGGAGGGGACGGAGCCCCGGGTCTGCCTCAGCCCCG ATATCGAGACGAACCAGTGCCTGCACAGGAACGGCGGGTGCTGGCGCGACGAGGCCACCAACGTCACGGCCTGCCGGGACACGTACCGCGGCCGCGTCTGCGAGTGCCCCGTCGTCAACGGCGTCCGCTACGAGGGCGACGGCTACACCGACTGCCAGGCGGTCGGGCCGGGCAGGTGCGCCCTCAACAACGGCGGGTGCTGGTCGGAGACGAGAGGGCACCAGACCTTCTCCGCCTGCTCG GAGACCGCGCTGTCCGGGTGCCGGTGCCCGCCGGGGTTCCATGGCGACGGCCACAAATGCGAAG aCCTGAACGAGTGCAGCGAGAAGCTGGCGTGCACCTGCCCGGACTGCCACTGCAAGAACACCTGGGGCAACTACGAGTGCACGTGCAAGGGCAATCAGCTCTACATCCGGGGCGAGGACGTCTGCATAG CCAACAGCATGTCGAAGCTCGGCTGGTTCATCACCCTCGTCGCCGTGGCGTGCGTCGCCGGCGTCGGGATCGCCGGATACGTCTTCTACAAGTACAGGCTCAGG TCGTACATGGACTCGGAGATCATGTCCATCATGTCCCAGTACATGCCGCTGGACAACCAGAACAACGAGAACCAGCCGCTGAGGCAGCACGATTCAGAAGCTCTGAG GCACTGA